AAGACCAAACAAAACCGTAACAACTAACCAGCCTAACAATTGACCTAGTTTATTTCTATGCATCGCGATAATGGCGAATACACTTGTCAAACTACTTGTTAAGAGGATGAACGTAGACCAACCAACTGTTTTGAGTTTGAATATTTCTTGAGCTGTTGGGCCATCAGGAACAGAGTTCCTAAGGGCAATGTACGTTGCGAATAGACAACCGAATAAAACAACTTCGGCACCAAGGAATAGCCAGAAACCAAGGACCTTATTCTTCCCTTCGAGGGTAGCCGTTTCCGGATTAGCAGGCAGTGCGCCCGTGTGATGAGTACTCATGCCCTTCCCCCCTTGTCATCTTCCAGTTCTTCCGGCTCAATATGCCAACCGTGGTCGTCATATACGGAACGCAAGAACATGGCAATAAATGTAACGATAATTCCCGCGGCAGCTACATAGTAGTTTTTGTACATGAAACCAAAACCTGCAATGAACAAGCCAACGGACATCACTAGCGGCAAGATCGATGCGGACGGCATGTGAATCGAACCTACAGGTTCTGCTGGCGTCATCTCTTTGTTTCCTGCCATTTTTTCTTTCCAAAGTGCATCTAATCCGCGAACAAGCGGCGTTTGTTTGAAGTTATATTCTGGTGCAGGTGAAGGAATCGCCCATTCCAATGTACGGCCATCCCATGGATCTGCAAGAGCCGTTTTTGGTTTTCTTTGTGTAGCAATAATGTTGATCAGGAATACCAAAGTACCGATACCCATCAAGAATGCACCTACAGTGGAAACTAAGTTACCTACTTCAAGATCGTGTCCAGGCTGGTACGTAAAGACACGACGCGGCATTCCCATTAATCCCAAGAAATGCTGCGGGAAGAATGTCAGATGGAAACCGATGAAGAATAACCAGAAATGCAATTTACCCAGACCTTCACCCAGCATGC
Above is a genomic segment from Paenibacillus sp. HWE-109 containing:
- a CDS encoding cytochrome (ubi)quinol oxidase subunit III — translated: MSTHHTGALPANPETATLEGKNKVLGFWLFLGAEVVLFGCLFATYIALRNSVPDGPTAQEIFKLKTVGWSTFILLTSSLTSVFAIIAMHRNKLGQLLGWLVVTVLFGLSFLGLEIYEFVEYVHEGHKFTTSAFSTSFYTLVGFHGAHVAFGICWITLLVLQGLKKGLTIVTAPKFYVAALYWHFIDLVWVFIFTVVYLMGKVGQ